The Sulfurospirillum halorespirans DSM 13726 genome has a window encoding:
- a CDS encoding ribonuclease HI, which yields MIRLFCDGSVNAHTHVGVGAYLIVPENSTQDEALHVKLKIFPETSSTKLELQTLLWAMEEVCGMSDELVIYTDSQNIITLPSRKERFERRGYETNHKKIHEHAELYQAFYRVMEEVNCSLVKVKGHKLECDKDAMDRYFTLVDRASREALRKSGL from the coding sequence GTGATACGGCTTTTTTGCGATGGCAGTGTCAATGCTCACACCCATGTGGGCGTTGGTGCGTATCTCATAGTTCCTGAAAATTCTACGCAGGATGAGGCTTTACATGTAAAGCTCAAAATCTTTCCTGAAACCTCTTCCACGAAGCTTGAATTGCAAACACTGTTATGGGCGATGGAAGAGGTATGCGGCATGAGTGATGAGCTTGTGATTTACACCGATTCGCAAAATATCATCACCCTTCCAAGCCGAAAAGAGCGGTTTGAGCGAAGAGGTTATGAGACAAACCACAAGAAGATTCATGAGCACGCTGAGTTGTATCAAGCGTTTTATAGGGTGATGGAGGAAGTGAACTGTTCGTTGGTGAAAGTGAAAGGGCATAAGCTTGAGTGCGATAAAGATGCGATGGATCGCTATTTTACGCTTGTGGATCGTGCCTCGCGTGAAGCGCTTCGCAAAAGTGGTCTGTGA
- a CDS encoding sensor histidine kinase, whose product MNKEEQGALWRFLIIYVTSALFLMSIIAILYYNNETNKLHEKRSMEIKTVVMSYEKELMQAEMDKVPYLFHPPKEFFTVALLKEDKQTLFSSFKTPLLDLNTTPYAVHRLATPINGVAYIVVDEEMSEREILKLKLIILFTMVISAIFVGVEGYFLSRLLLKPVHLRIEKLNHFIKDSSHELNTPVAALMMSVSNLKQSSFKDVRVINHISISTKLISQIYNSLSYIAFHDIDEVFEESFDLALLVQESVGFFNEIASTKDNIITAQLQTTFVYMDKSRIQKVIHNLLSNAIKYSYPKTAICVKLSEHLLTVKNEGVGICKENQKSIFKRFERRSNAVGGFGIGLDIVNSVCKMYDIKVWVESIPNKETNFFLQFPLTQKLTKK is encoded by the coding sequence TTGAATAAAGAAGAACAGGGCGCATTATGGCGATTTTTAATCATCTATGTCACTTCTGCACTCTTTCTCATGAGCATTATTGCTATCTTGTACTACAACAATGAAACCAATAAGCTTCATGAAAAACGTTCAATGGAAATTAAAACCGTTGTGATGAGTTACGAAAAAGAGTTGATGCAAGCAGAAATGGATAAAGTGCCGTATCTGTTTCATCCACCCAAAGAATTTTTCACGGTTGCTTTGTTAAAAGAAGATAAACAGACTCTTTTTTCAAGCTTTAAAACTCCGTTGCTTGATTTAAATACAACACCGTATGCTGTTCATCGATTAGCAACTCCTATTAATGGAGTTGCTTACATTGTTGTTGATGAAGAAATGAGCGAACGAGAGATACTCAAACTGAAATTAATTATTTTGTTTACAATGGTTATATCTGCAATCTTTGTGGGTGTTGAAGGCTACTTTTTAAGCCGCTTGTTGCTTAAGCCTGTTCACTTGCGCATTGAAAAGCTCAACCATTTCATTAAAGACAGTTCTCATGAACTAAATACACCCGTTGCCGCTTTAATGATGAGTGTTTCAAACTTGAAGCAAAGCTCGTTTAAAGATGTACGTGTTATCAACCATATTTCCATTAGCACAAAACTCATTTCTCAAATTTACAATAGTCTTAGTTATATTGCGTTTCATGATATTGATGAAGTGTTTGAAGAGTCATTTGATCTTGCCCTCTTAGTCCAAGAGAGTGTTGGATTTTTTAATGAAATAGCTTCCACCAAAGACAATATAATTACAGCACAACTTCAAACAACATTCGTTTACATGGATAAATCACGTATTCAAAAAGTTATCCACAATCTTCTCTCGAATGCTATTAAATACAGTTATCCCAAAACAGCGATTTGCGTTAAGCTTTCAGAACATCTTTTAACCGTTAAAAATGAAGGTGTTGGCATTTGTAAAGAGAATCAAAAGAGCATTTTTAAGCGCTTTGAGAGACGAAGCAATGCGGTGGGAGGCTTTGGTATAGGGTTGGATATTGTGAATTCTGTTTGTAAAATGTATGATATAAAAGTATGGGTTGAATCCATCCCAAATAAAGAGACAAACTTCTTTTTACAATTTCCTTTAACTCAAAAATTGACAAAAAAATAA
- a CDS encoding bifunctional GNAT family N-acetyltransferase/carbon-nitrogen hydrolase family protein, translating to MASSDDLKQTNKLVLRNLELKDYTQVKKIMDRVYPTLGGWTIEEFTAQLTTFPEGQICIEDDGKVIAAAQSLIVDYDTFGDRHTYNQITGNGLISTHDPKGNTLYGLDIFVDPDYRGLRLGRRLYDARKELCYRLNLKRIIAGGRIPGYAAHADEMTPSKYIDLVKDKELSDHVLGFQLANDFHVRRVLKGYLKGDAASREYATLLEWSNVDYEEPHTNPTVNRGIVRVGIVQWQMRSVKSVEEFLDQVEFFVDAMAGYNADFVLFPEFFNAPLMALRSDENPETAIRTVAAHTDTLVEKIGQFAVRYNINIIAGSMPEYDGNTLYNASYLCRRDGTKDSQKKLHITPDEEAYWGMHGGDKLCVFETDVGRVGILVCYDVEYPELPRLLADQGIDILFVPYWTDTKNSYLRVRRCAQARAIENECYVAISGSVGTLPKVENMDIQYSQSAVFSPSDFAFPHDATIAEATPNTEMTLVADLDLSLLKELRERGSVRNLRSRRNDLYSLKWKGDKEDFVVVQG from the coding sequence ATGGCAAGTAGTGATGATTTAAAACAGACCAATAAGCTCGTTCTTCGTAATTTAGAACTCAAAGATTATACGCAAGTTAAAAAAATCATGGACAGAGTCTATCCTACCCTTGGCGGTTGGACGATCGAGGAATTTACCGCACAACTGACTACGTTTCCTGAAGGGCAAATCTGCATCGAAGATGATGGTAAAGTGATTGCAGCGGCGCAGAGTTTGATCGTGGACTATGACACCTTTGGCGATCGCCATACCTACAACCAAATCACGGGAAATGGACTCATCTCAACGCACGATCCTAAAGGCAATACGCTTTATGGGCTGGACATCTTTGTTGACCCCGATTACCGAGGGCTCCGACTTGGAAGACGGCTTTACGATGCGCGAAAAGAGCTCTGCTACAGGCTCAATCTCAAGCGCATCATCGCAGGCGGACGCATCCCTGGGTATGCTGCACATGCCGATGAGATGACCCCTTCAAAATACATCGATTTGGTGAAAGATAAAGAGCTTAGTGACCATGTTTTAGGCTTTCAACTTGCCAATGACTTTCATGTCAGACGTGTCTTAAAAGGCTACCTCAAAGGTGATGCTGCTTCACGTGAATATGCCACGCTTTTGGAGTGGAGTAATGTCGATTATGAAGAGCCTCACACCAATCCAACGGTGAACCGCGGCATCGTGCGCGTGGGCATTGTTCAGTGGCAGATGCGTAGTGTTAAAAGCGTGGAAGAGTTTTTGGATCAAGTGGAGTTTTTTGTGGATGCGATGGCAGGCTACAACGCGGATTTTGTGCTGTTCCCTGAATTTTTCAACGCACCACTGATGGCATTGCGTTCCGATGAAAACCCTGAAACGGCGATTCGCACCGTCGCCGCCCACACCGACACGTTGGTGGAAAAAATAGGGCAATTTGCCGTGCGTTACAACATCAATATCATCGCTGGCAGTATGCCCGAATACGATGGCAATACGCTCTACAACGCCAGTTATTTGTGCCGTCGTGATGGTACGAAAGATTCACAGAAAAAATTGCACATCACGCCCGATGAAGAGGCGTATTGGGGCATGCACGGAGGCGATAAACTCTGCGTGTTTGAAACCGATGTGGGACGTGTGGGCATTTTGGTCTGTTACGATGTCGAGTACCCCGAACTTCCACGCCTTTTAGCCGATCAAGGCATTGATATTCTCTTTGTACCGTACTGGACGGATACCAAAAACAGCTACTTACGTGTGCGTCGTTGCGCGCAAGCTAGAGCCATTGAAAACGAGTGTTATGTTGCGATTTCAGGCAGTGTTGGAACCCTTCCAAAAGTTGAAAATATGGACATTCAGTACTCCCAATCGGCGGTCTTTAGCCCTTCGGATTTTGCGTTTCCACACGATGCAACGATTGCCGAAGCCACGCCAAATACCGAGATGACCTTGGTCGCCGATCTTGATCTGAGTCTTTTAAAAGAGCTAAGAGAACGAGGCAGCGTGCGCAATCTGCGTTCACGTCGTAATGATTTGTACAGTCTGAAATGGAAAGGCGATAAAGAAGATTTTGTCGTGGTTCAAGGCTAG
- a CDS encoding response regulator transcription factor, translated as MKILLLEDDPILSDILLCHLNRHLHQTTHFSDGQSASDALSTQKFDLLILDINVPKLSGIDLIKEIRTYKDTTPAIIITAFQDTAHLKKGFENGCDDYIKKPFDLEELDLRIKNIQKRFNLINEQAIIIDSHLSLMASKNRLYVNEIPYTLTRKECKILLYLSNHKSKVVSSEELMQNLWDYDEMPSEATIRVYIKNLRTIIGKDKIQTVRGNGYIFE; from the coding sequence ATGAAAATTTTACTGCTAGAAGATGATCCAATTTTATCTGATATTCTACTTTGTCATCTGAATCGCCATCTTCATCAAACGACTCACTTTAGCGATGGGCAGTCAGCGTCTGATGCACTCAGTACCCAAAAATTTGATCTTTTAATCCTTGATATTAATGTCCCAAAACTCAGTGGTATTGATCTTATTAAAGAAATTCGTACCTATAAAGACACGACACCTGCTATTATCATTACCGCGTTTCAAGATACGGCTCATTTGAAAAAAGGATTTGAAAATGGTTGCGATGATTACATCAAAAAGCCTTTTGATCTTGAAGAGCTTGACTTGCGCATTAAAAACATTCAAAAACGATTTAACCTTATCAATGAACAAGCCATCATTATTGATTCTCATCTTTCTTTAATGGCTTCTAAAAACCGTTTGTATGTCAATGAAATACCTTACACCCTGACGCGTAAAGAGTGCAAAATCTTACTCTATTTAAGTAACCACAAAAGTAAGGTTGTCTCCTCAGAAGAGCTGATGCAAAATTTATGGGACTATGATGAAATGCCTAGCGAAGCGACGATTAGGGTTTACATTAAAAATCTACGCACTATCATTGGAAAAGATAAAATTCAAACCGTTAGAGGGAATGGATATATTTTTGAATAA
- a CDS encoding GMC family oxidoreductase, with protein MTYDVCIVGSGAGAGPIAYELSCAGKKVVILEKGDIYSEKDFSKDEIAYTKRDVFTPKLRDEYHVIESFEEEKWIKTPSYENNWSFWNGSLLGGSSNFMSGFFHRLKPNDFKLKSLYGAYEGANIEDWPITYEELEPFYELTERIVGVSGEITEYAHQEPRSTTQYPYLPLAEHPIVENFDTACKALHFTPFKTPRAIISEPKEGRNPCYYSNYCGSYACSSGAKGSSRAALIQPALATGNLHIIANAFVVKLETDNTRTIKRAQYLTKEGTKKYVNAKLFILAAQAVESSRLLLNSKNKAFPKGLANSSGAVGKNMIFSGGGIGSGEFDLSHFNQETLLQAGLFVNRALKDWYFTQEFKGGVVDFLFEHANPIRRANSLKREDGTLIFGKKLQDKIFQTLTTKRVLNFEVFNDWMPNDNCFVSVDEAYKDKYGIPVANIRIGAHPQDVIVGEFLAQKAVQVLEKMGAKNITYAISPLPPQNLQAGGCRFGNDPEKHVLNRYCQSYDIHNLFVTDGSFMPTGGSVPYTWTIYANAFRVADYIKKHFDTLLKT; from the coding sequence ATGACGTATGATGTGTGTATTGTAGGAAGCGGCGCAGGTGCTGGGCCTATTGCTTATGAACTCTCTTGTGCGGGGAAAAAAGTGGTGATCCTTGAAAAAGGAGACATCTACAGTGAAAAAGATTTTTCAAAAGATGAGATAGCCTATACCAAGCGAGATGTTTTTACACCAAAATTAAGAGACGAATACCATGTCATTGAGAGCTTTGAAGAGGAAAAATGGATCAAAACGCCTTCGTATGAAAATAACTGGAGTTTCTGGAATGGTAGCCTTTTGGGAGGCTCTTCAAACTTTATGAGTGGATTTTTCCATCGCCTCAAACCCAATGATTTTAAATTAAAATCTCTTTATGGGGCTTATGAAGGAGCCAATATTGAAGATTGGCCTATTACGTATGAAGAGCTTGAACCTTTTTATGAACTCACAGAGAGAATCGTAGGAGTCTCAGGCGAGATAACAGAGTACGCTCACCAAGAACCACGAAGTACCACGCAATATCCGTACCTTCCTTTAGCGGAACATCCTATTGTTGAAAATTTTGACACGGCTTGCAAGGCTTTGCATTTTACGCCTTTTAAAACGCCTAGGGCTATTATCTCAGAGCCTAAGGAAGGGCGAAACCCTTGTTATTACTCCAATTACTGCGGCTCGTATGCCTGTTCGAGTGGAGCAAAGGGAAGTTCACGTGCTGCGCTTATTCAGCCCGCTTTAGCAACGGGAAATCTGCATATTATCGCCAATGCGTTTGTTGTGAAATTAGAAACAGATAACACACGCACCATTAAAAGAGCCCAGTACCTCACAAAAGAAGGGACTAAAAAGTATGTCAATGCTAAGCTTTTTATCCTTGCAGCACAAGCAGTGGAGAGTTCTCGCTTATTATTAAATTCAAAAAACAAGGCATTTCCAAAAGGACTTGCTAACTCATCAGGGGCTGTTGGAAAAAATATGATATTTTCAGGCGGAGGTATCGGTTCAGGAGAGTTTGATTTAAGCCATTTTAATCAAGAGACACTTTTACAAGCAGGGCTTTTTGTCAATCGCGCACTCAAAGATTGGTATTTTACACAAGAGTTTAAAGGGGGCGTTGTTGATTTTTTATTTGAACATGCCAATCCGATACGACGTGCAAACAGCCTTAAAAGAGAAGATGGGACATTGATCTTTGGGAAAAAACTTCAAGATAAAATTTTTCAAACCTTAACAACAAAAAGGGTACTCAATTTTGAAGTCTTTAATGATTGGATGCCCAATGACAACTGTTTTGTCTCTGTTGATGAAGCATACAAGGATAAATACGGTATTCCTGTTGCAAATATTCGCATAGGAGCGCATCCTCAAGATGTTATAGTGGGAGAATTTTTAGCCCAAAAAGCGGTACAGGTGCTTGAAAAAATGGGAGCAAAAAATATTACCTACGCTATTTCACCACTGCCTCCACAAAATCTTCAAGCAGGAGGATGTCGTTTTGGAAATGATCCGGAAAAACATGTACTCAATCGTTATTGTCAAAGCTATGACATACACAATCTTTTTGTAACCGACGGTAGCTTCATGCCAACGGGAGGAAGTGTGCCTTATACATGGACGATTTATGCCAATGCCTTTCGCGTTGCAGATTATATTAAAAAGCATTTTGATACTCTATTGAAAACTTAA
- a CDS encoding DoxX family protein, whose protein sequence is MLAYGFYEPSVRKWSDIHSVAEWFETLNIPFPLLNAYLSASIESVGVVLLILGLLTRWISLPLSAVMVVAILSVHLHNGFSATDGGFEIPLYYLIFLGVLCAFGAGKISLDYFLFEKKKPSSCMP, encoded by the coding sequence ATGTTGGCATATGGATTTTATGAACCATCTGTACGGAAGTGGAGCGATATTCATTCCGTTGCAGAGTGGTTTGAAACACTTAATATTCCTTTTCCTTTACTCAACGCTTACCTTTCAGCAAGCATTGAGAGTGTGGGTGTTGTTTTACTGATTTTAGGCTTATTAACGAGATGGATTTCACTACCATTAAGTGCTGTTATGGTGGTTGCAATTCTAAGCGTTCATTTACACAATGGCTTTAGTGCAACCGATGGAGGTTTTGAAATTCCTCTTTACTATCTGATATTTCTTGGTGTACTATGTGCCTTTGGCGCAGGAAAAATCAGCTTAGATTATTTTCTTTTTGAGAAAAAAAAGCCATCATCGTGTATGCCATAG
- a CDS encoding gluconate 2-dehydrogenase subunit 3 family protein, translating to MNRRTFIALSASSPFFLNMDAYAKDVPASVWKTIESVQEVLFPATEQMPSAKNVNALSFLIVNSASHYFDQNDLELLIKGASIFNQKFSHFFQENAEAQYRIVELASEDPYLEQWLSRLIYYTLEAMFGDPIYGGNTQEIGWKSVLHLKGEPRPKSTYGSKI from the coding sequence ATGAATAGACGTACCTTTATAGCACTGAGTGCTTCATCACCTTTTTTTTTAAACATGGATGCTTATGCTAAAGATGTTCCTGCTTCTGTGTGGAAAACCATAGAAAGTGTCCAAGAAGTCTTATTTCCTGCAACAGAGCAGATGCCTTCTGCAAAAAATGTCAATGCCCTTTCCTTTTTAATCGTCAATAGCGCCAGTCACTATTTTGATCAAAATGATTTGGAACTTTTGATCAAAGGAGCTTCTATTTTTAACCAAAAATTTTCTCATTTCTTTCAAGAAAATGCAGAAGCTCAATACCGTATCGTAGAGCTAGCAAGTGAGGATCCTTATTTGGAGCAATGGCTCTCACGGCTGATTTATTACACGCTTGAAGCAATGTTTGGTGATCCAATTTACGGGGGAAACACACAAGAAATAGGATGGAAATCTGTTTTACATCTAAAGGGAGAACCTCGTCCTAAAAGTACCTATGGGAGCAAAATATGA
- the nifK gene encoding nitrogenase molybdenum-iron protein subunit beta, translating to MQDVENIVNGQKLFLKPEYQEVFKNKKQFESNTGSTNPEKVIEIAKWTTTWEYREKNLAREHITINPAKACQPLGAVMAALGFENTMPYVHGSHGCVAYFRSYFTRHFKEPTPCVSDSMSESAAVFGGLSNMKEGLRNCKALYKPDMIAVSTTCMAEVIGDDLNAFVIGARKDAEGELDSTPIPAAHTPSFVGSHITGYDNMMNAILQELNMVEEGVEVEKDAERINIIPGFESYLGSLKEVKKIASMFSDKIVMIGDHEDQWNTPAGEYKLFSGGTPLSVAKTARGAGTTISLQKYSTQATAKMIKGDWKQNYVTCNPIGLGGTDEFVMKLSELTGKPVPAELTKLRGQLVDAMQDSYPYMHGKKFAIWGDPDFLLGVVSFLVEMGAIPVHVLCHNAPRKNWEKEMQAILDKCTFKEECHIWGGKDLWHLRSLLFTEPVDFMIGNVYGKELYRDTKIPLIRIGFPIFDRHHLHRYSISGYEGALNLLTWITNSVLDALDEETKEIAKTDYFFDCVR from the coding sequence ATGCAAGACGTAGAAAACATAGTAAATGGGCAGAAGCTCTTTTTAAAACCAGAGTATCAAGAAGTTTTCAAAAACAAAAAGCAATTTGAAAGTAACACAGGTTCAACGAACCCTGAAAAAGTAATCGAAATTGCTAAGTGGACAACCACATGGGAATACCGTGAGAAAAACTTAGCACGTGAGCACATCACGATCAACCCAGCTAAAGCGTGTCAACCTTTGGGCGCTGTTATGGCGGCTCTTGGTTTTGAAAACACGATGCCTTACGTTCATGGTAGTCACGGTTGTGTGGCGTACTTTAGAAGCTACTTTACACGTCACTTTAAAGAGCCAACACCGTGTGTGTCTGACTCTATGAGCGAGAGTGCAGCGGTATTTGGTGGTCTTTCAAATATGAAAGAGGGTTTACGTAACTGTAAAGCGCTTTACAAACCAGACATGATCGCGGTTTCTACCACATGTATGGCAGAAGTTATCGGTGATGACTTGAACGCTTTTGTTATCGGTGCTCGCAAAGATGCTGAAGGTGAACTTGATAGTACACCAATCCCAGCGGCACACACACCTTCATTTGTTGGTAGCCACATCACCGGTTATGACAATATGATGAACGCGATTCTTCAAGAGCTTAACATGGTTGAAGAGGGCGTTGAAGTTGAAAAAGATGCTGAGCGCATCAACATCATTCCTGGTTTTGAGTCATACCTTGGAAGCTTGAAAGAAGTGAAAAAAATCGCTTCTATGTTCAGCGACAAGATCGTAATGATCGGTGATCATGAAGATCAGTGGAACACACCAGCGGGTGAGTACAAACTCTTCTCTGGCGGTACACCACTCTCTGTTGCAAAAACAGCAAGAGGCGCAGGTACGACGATCTCTCTTCAAAAGTACTCTACACAGGCTACTGCGAAGATGATCAAAGGTGATTGGAAACAAAACTACGTTACATGTAATCCAATTGGCTTAGGTGGCACCGATGAGTTTGTTATGAAACTAAGCGAGCTTACAGGCAAACCAGTTCCTGCAGAGCTTACAAAACTTCGTGGTCAACTTGTAGATGCGATGCAAGACAGCTATCCGTATATGCACGGTAAAAAGTTCGCAATCTGGGGAGATCCTGACTTCTTGTTAGGTGTTGTCTCTTTCTTGGTTGAAATGGGAGCGATTCCTGTACACGTTCTTTGCCACAATGCCCCACGTAAAAACTGGGAAAAAGAGATGCAAGCGATTCTTGACAAATGTACGTTCAAAGAAGAGTGTCACATCTGGGGTGGTAAAGACTTATGGCATTTAAGAAGCCTTCTCTTTACAGAGCCAGTTGATTTCATGATCGGTAACGTTTATGGTAAAGAGCTTTATAGAGATACCAAAATTCCTTTGATCAGAATTGGCTTCCCAATTTTTGACAGACACCATCTACACCGATACTCTATCAGCGGATACGAAGGTGCGCTAAATCTTTTAACATGGATTACCAACTCCGTCTTAGACGCGTTGGATGAAGAGACAAAAGAGATCGCAAAAACCGACTATTTCTTCGACTGCGTTAGATAG
- a CDS encoding response regulator transcription factor codes for MSKILLLEDDYLLSETLKSLLMGEGYEVVHADDGEEALSYSYETSFDLYLFDINVPLLNGLDLLKLLRESGDTTPAFFISAYKDIQTITKAFDSACDDYIKKPFEFDELLVRIKAHILKKNPVLSYGSIAYDLLNKRIFHKGKEVDLGFVEKEIFDLLMRNMGQTIFKEHFFDVMEKPSDVALRVHITKLKQRFSLQVINVKGIGYRLEKI; via the coding sequence ATGTCAAAAATCTTACTGCTTGAAGATGACTACCTCTTAAGTGAAACACTCAAAAGCTTGCTGATGGGTGAAGGGTATGAAGTTGTGCATGCCGATGATGGAGAAGAGGCGCTGAGTTATTCGTATGAAACTAGTTTTGATCTCTATCTTTTCGACATCAATGTTCCACTGCTAAACGGTCTTGATCTGCTCAAACTCCTGCGTGAGAGTGGCGATACAACACCTGCTTTTTTTATTAGTGCGTATAAAGACATTCAAACGATTACCAAAGCGTTTGATAGTGCTTGCGATGATTACATCAAAAAACCTTTTGAGTTTGACGAGCTTTTAGTGCGCATTAAAGCGCATATACTTAAAAAAAATCCCGTTCTCTCGTACGGCTCCATTGCCTACGATCTCTTAAACAAACGCATTTTCCACAAGGGGAAAGAGGTTGATCTTGGCTTTGTGGAGAAAGAAATTTTTGATCTTCTGATGCGAAACATGGGTCAAACCATCTTCAAAGAGCATTTTTTTGATGTGATGGAGAAGCCAAGCGATGTTGCACTGCGCGTGCATATCACCAAACTCAAACAGCGTTTTTCGTTACAGGTCATCAACGTCAAAGGTATAGGATACCGTCTTGAAAAAATATGA
- a CDS encoding response regulator produces MGNFEEAHTLFEPNKPDIVLSDIKLENDESGIEIVKNLKMMSDFCVIYLTSYGDDAMIEKALSTNPAAYITKPFKEIDFNAELKLVATTIKNKNTHPDFCYNKETRSLFYKNEQIVLSKQTVIPRDETTASTWVDILTIHFYFFTCKALIPYM; encoded by the coding sequence GTGGGTAATTTTGAAGAGGCACACACGCTTTTTGAACCCAATAAACCCGATATTGTCCTCAGTGACATCAAACTTGAAAATGATGAATCAGGGATAGAAATCGTTAAAAACTTAAAGATGATGAGTGATTTTTGTGTTATATACCTTACCTCTTATGGCGATGATGCGATGATTGAAAAAGCATTAAGCACCAACCCTGCCGCTTATATCACAAAGCCTTTTAAAGAAATTGATTTTAATGCCGAATTGAAACTGGTTGCTACTACTATAAAAAATAAAAATACACATCCTGATTTTTGCTACAACAAAGAGACACGCTCCCTTTTTTACAAAAATGAGCAGATTGTTTTATCCAAACAAACAGTCATCCCACGAGACGAAACTACTGCTTCAACTTGGGTGGATATACTAACCATTCACTTTTATTTCTTTACATGTAAGGCTTTAATTCCTTACATGTAA
- a CDS encoding lmo0937 family membrane protein — translation MLYTVALLLIIMWALGLVSSYTLGGFIHLLLVIALIVVLVRIIQGRRVL, via the coding sequence ATGCTTTATACAGTTGCTCTTTTACTGATTATCATGTGGGCACTCGGTCTGGTTTCGAGCTATACTTTGGGAGGGTTTATACACCTTCTCTTGGTCATAGCTCTGATCGTAGTGCTCGTTCGAATTATTCAAGGTAGACGTGTTCTCTAA
- a CDS encoding sensor histidine kinase → MKKYEKEAFFKTFGIFFATLMLLTTLVAYFYYNEQKHIMEEQIFSEMRSFTYDFQNNAFDMDVIPYDSTVDELNLQPCDRGMCGYFTIPSAKNSMFKVIMPSQHYEAQLHALFNKVLVILSLLLCAIIAFSLLYSFYALYPLKHALYLLESFLKDMIHDLNTPVTSILLNTKAIAQSAPSEALERIELAAKTIASLHRNLESLHQGFIPKKSEVDLEKLLHVRAKLYQKLYPKLTFIFKTEPCIVHSDPDSIARIFDNLISNACKYNRKNGSIILSNVGNRVNIRDTGIGIKNCKRVYERYYKESEKGLGLGLNIVKTLCDTLAIQITLESHPETGTSITLLFVPEEKA, encoded by the coding sequence TTGAAAAAATATGAGAAAGAGGCTTTTTTTAAAACATTTGGTATTTTCTTTGCCACACTGATGCTTCTGACCACACTAGTTGCCTATTTTTACTACAACGAACAAAAGCACATTATGGAAGAGCAAATCTTCTCAGAAATGAGATCTTTTACCTATGATTTTCAAAACAATGCCTTTGATATGGACGTCATTCCTTACGATAGCACTGTCGATGAGCTCAATTTACAGCCATGTGATCGCGGTATGTGTGGGTATTTCACCATTCCAAGTGCAAAAAATTCCATGTTTAAAGTCATTATGCCAAGCCAACACTATGAGGCGCAGCTTCATGCGCTTTTTAACAAAGTGCTCGTGATCTTAAGCCTTCTTTTGTGTGCCATCATTGCCTTTTCACTTTTGTACTCGTTTTACGCGCTCTATCCGCTCAAACATGCCCTCTATCTTTTGGAAAGCTTTTTAAAAGACATGATCCACGACCTTAACACGCCTGTCACGTCTATACTGCTTAATACAAAAGCTATCGCACAATCAGCACCCTCTGAAGCGTTAGAGCGTATTGAACTCGCCGCAAAAACCATCGCTTCACTGCACCGTAATTTAGAAAGTTTACACCAAGGATTTATCCCTAAAAAAAGCGAAGTTGATCTTGAAAAACTTTTACATGTAAGGGCAAAACTCTATCAGAAACTCTACCCAAAACTGACGTTTATCTTTAAAACAGAGCCGTGCATCGTCCACAGCGATCCCGATTCTATTGCGCGTATTTTTGACAATCTCATCTCAAATGCGTGTAAATACAACCGTAAAAACGGTTCCATCATACTAAGCAATGTTGGAAATCGCGTCAACATCCGCGACACAGGCATTGGCATCAAAAACTGCAAACGTGTCTATGAGCGGTACTATAAAGAGAGTGAAAAAGGGCTTGGACTTGGACTGAATATCGTTAAAACATTGTGCGATACTTTAGCCATTCAGATCACCCTTGAAAGTCATCCAGAGACTGGCACATCGATCACCCTGCTTTTCGTACCCGAGGAGAAAGCATGA